The region TGGGCATTGGTTTTGCTGAAGAAATTGCGATGGCGCTGGAAGCGCGTTTTGAACAAACCCGGGCTGAAACCGGCCAAGGTTTCCCGCAAAATCTGACCTTGGTTTACGCCGCCGGTCAGGGTGATGGTCAAAACCGCGGCCTGAACCACTTCGGTCATGCCGGATTGGTGCGCCGGGTGATTGGCGGCCACTGGGGCCTGGTGCCCAAATTGCAGCAATTGGCGATTGACAACCAGATCGAAGCCTACAACCTGCCCCAGGGTGTGATCACCCATCTGTACCGTGACATTGCCGCAGGCAAACCAGGCACCCTCACCCACGTCGGCCTGGACACCTTTGTTGACCCGATTCATGGTGGCGGCAAGATCAACGCCATCACCACCGAAGACCTGGTGCGCCGCATGAGCATTGATGGCAAGGATTTCCTGTTTTACAAGGCCTTTCCGATCCATGTGGGCATCATCCGCGCCACCACCGCCGACCCCGATGGCAACCTGAGCATGGAGCGTGAAGCCCTCACCCTGGAAGCGCTGGCCATTGCCATGGCGGCACGCAACAGCGGCGGTATTGTGATTGCCCAAGTGGAGCGCCTGGCCGAGCGCAACACGCTGCACCCGCGCAGTGTCAAGGTGCCCGGCGTGCTGGTGGATGCCGTGGTGGTGGCCACCAACCCGGCCAACCATATGCAAACGTTCAGTGAAGCCTACAACCCGGCTTATTCAGGCGAAATCCGGGTGCCGATGAACTTGATCGAGCCCATGGCACTATCGGAACGCAAGGTCATTGCGCGCCGTGCGGCGCTGGAGCTCAAACCCAACAGCGTGGTCAATCTGGGCATTGGCATGCCCGAAGGGGTGGCCACGGTAGCCGCTGAAGAAAAAATCTTTGACCTGCTGACCCTGACCGCAGAACCCGGAGTCATCGGCGGTATACCCGCGGGAGGTATGAGCTTTGGTGCGGCGGTCAACACCCAAGCGGTGATTGACCAACCCAGCCAATTTGACTTTTACGATGGTGGCGGGCTGGATGTGGCCGTGCTTGGCCTGGCCCAGGCCGATGCGCAGGGCAATCTGAACGTCAGCAAGTTTGGCAACCGCCTGGCCGGCGCAGGCGGGTTTATCAACATCAGCCAGAACGCCAAAAAAGTGGTGTTCGTCGGCACATTCACGGCGGGTGATTTGCAATGCCGCATCACACAAGGCCGCTTGCACATCAACAGCGAAGGCAGTCAGCGCAAATTTATCCGGCAGGTCGAGCACCGCACCTTCAGCGCACGTGAATCACGCCAACGTGGCCAGCAGGTGCTGTACGTCACCGAACGTTGTGTGTTCCAGCTGGCAGGTAGCCCGGATGCGCCCATGCTGGAACTGATTGAACTGGCCCCGGGCGTGGATTTGCAGCGCGACGTGCTGGCACTCATGGATTTTGTGCCCCTGATCAGTCCACAACTCAAAACCATGGAATCTGCCTTGTTTGCCATTACCCCGATGGGGCTGCGTGAACGCCTGCTGACCACCCCACTGGCCCAGCGGCTGGAGCTTGATACCGCTCACAGACTGTTGTTTATCAATTTTGAGGGTTTGGCCGTTGACAAAATGGAAGATGTCCAAGCCATTGAATCCGAGATCATCACCTTGCTTGAACCGCTGAATGCGCATGTGGCGGTGGTGGTGAACTACGACAACTTCACCATTTCACCCTCTTTGATGGAGGCCTATGCCCGCATGGTGCAACAACTTAAACAACGTTTTTACAGCCGTGTGACGCGTTATGGTACGGGCGGCTTTTTGAAAGCCCGGCTCGAAGCACGCGGTAGCGGCACCGAACCCTCAGACGAAGGCCGCCTTTAACAGAGCGTCTGCCAAATGACCCAAATGAATGTAGACCCCTAAATAACCACTGCGCCCAGAGTGGGGGCATGAATCTACCGATAAGATTTGTCCAATACATAACGAGAATGAGGACACATCCCATGGCCATACTGCACCACATGAAACTGACCACCAAGTTTCTCATTCTTGGCCTGATTGCCTTGTTCATCGTGCTGATTCCGTCGGCACTGTATTTCCAGCGGGCCATGATTGAAATCCGTGTGGCCCAGCATGAACTCAGCGGCACACAGCCCCTGTTGGCCATCAACAAAGTTATTCAATACAGCCAGGTACACCGTGGCATGTCGGCCAGCATGCTCAGTGGCAATAACGCACTGGAAGCCCGCCGCCCCGCGCTACGCGACAAGCTCACCGCAGCCATGAATGAGCTCGAAGTGCAGCTCAAGGCCAGCAACACCCCGGCCCCTCTGCAAACCCGCTGGGCCGATCTGCGTCGAAGCTGGGTGGAACTGGAGCAAGGAGTTGCCAACCGCAGTCTGGACACCCCCCAAAGTACGGCGCTGCATACCGCCATGATCACCAAACAATTGCAATTGAGCGAAGAACTGCTGGACGAATTCAACCTCAGCCAAGATCCGGGCGAAGACACCTACCCGCTGATTCGTGCCACCATGATCGACATGCCCTGGCTGGCAGAAAACATGGGCATCATGCGCGCCATGGGAAGCAGCTTTTTAACCAAGGCCGATGCGCCCCCTGCAGGACGCGCCACACTGGCTGCATTACTCAAACGGGCCCGTGAGCTGGAAGTCAGCATGTACCGACAACTCGCCCGAACCACTGCTGCCAACCCTGCGCTGAAAGCTGTTCTGGACAGTGGCATCACTTCCAGCCGCAACGCCGTGCTCAATACCCTGACCTTGGCAGAACGCGAAGTGATCACCGCCCCCGAGCTGAAATTCGGGGCTGTGGACTATTTTGACGAATTCACGCGCACCATTGACGGCCTGTTTGAATTCAACGCCCTGGCCATGAAAACCTTGGTCAACACGCTGGATGCCCGCATGACCCATGCCCGCAACCTGGAGTTGCTGGTAGCCTTGGTGCTCACCGGGGGCATTCTGGCTGCCTTGTGGCTTTCCCTGCTGTTTATTCGCAGCATCACCGGCCCTGTCAACAATGCACTGACCGTGGCACATGCGGTGGCTGAAGGTGACCTACGCATCAAGGTTCTGGTACAGGGCGACAACGAATTTGGCGAACTCATGCAGGCCATGGCTTCCATGCGTGACAACCTGGCCCGGGTGGTGACACAGGTGCTCAGCGGCTCAGAAAGCGTAGCGACAGCCAGCGCCCAAATCGCCCAAGGTGACAACGATTTGAGCGGCCGCACCGAGGAACAAGCCAGTGCACTGGAAGAAACCTCGGCCTCCATGGCCGAACTGGGTAGCACTGTGCAACAAAATGCGAACAGCGCCCACCAGGCCAACCAACTGGCGCAAAACGCCAGCGCAGTGGCCATCAAGGGGGGTGAAGTGGTCAGCCAGGTGGTGCACACCATGAAGGACATCAACGACTCCTCCCGGCGCATCGCCGACATCATCAGCGTTATTGACGGTATTGCCTTCCAGACCAACATTCTGGCGCTCAATGCGGCCGTGGAAGCCGCACGCGCGGGGGAGCAAGGCCGGGGATTTGCCGTGGTGGCCAGCGAGGTGCGCTCTTTGGCCGGGCGCAGCGCCGAAGCCGCCAAAGAGATCAAGGCACTGATAGATGCCAGCGTAGACCGTGTGGCACAAGGCTCTGTGCTGGTTGACCAGGCGGGTGCCACCATGAACGAGGTCGTGAGTGCCATCCGCCGTGTCACCGACATCGTGGGCGAGATCAGTTCATCCAGCCATGAACAAGCCACCGGCGTGACTCAAGTGATGGAAGCCGTCAGCCAAATGGACCAAACCACCCAACAAAACGCCGCACTTGTCGAAGAAATCGCTGCCGCCGCCGACAGCCTGCGCAGTCAGGCACAGGAACTTGTAAAAACCGTGTCGATCTTCAAGCTATAAAATATATAGCTACTCAGGCAACATAGAAGGGCGCTACAAGCCGATTACTTGCTCAATATGACCACCGTGCTGCCGCACTCGCCTG is a window of Rhodoferax lithotrophicus DNA encoding:
- a CDS encoding acyl CoA:acetate/3-ketoacid CoA transferase; translation: MHTQFNDLHANGARRNKVVSAAEAVRLIHNDDTVATGGFVGIGFAEEIAMALEARFEQTRAETGQGFPQNLTLVYAAGQGDGQNRGLNHFGHAGLVRRVIGGHWGLVPKLQQLAIDNQIEAYNLPQGVITHLYRDIAAGKPGTLTHVGLDTFVDPIHGGGKINAITTEDLVRRMSIDGKDFLFYKAFPIHVGIIRATTADPDGNLSMEREALTLEALAIAMAARNSGGIVIAQVERLAERNTLHPRSVKVPGVLVDAVVVATNPANHMQTFSEAYNPAYSGEIRVPMNLIEPMALSERKVIARRAALELKPNSVVNLGIGMPEGVATVAAEEKIFDLLTLTAEPGVIGGIPAGGMSFGAAVNTQAVIDQPSQFDFYDGGGLDVAVLGLAQADAQGNLNVSKFGNRLAGAGGFINISQNAKKVVFVGTFTAGDLQCRITQGRLHINSEGSQRKFIRQVEHRTFSARESRQRGQQVLYVTERCVFQLAGSPDAPMLELIELAPGVDLQRDVLALMDFVPLISPQLKTMESALFAITPMGLRERLLTTPLAQRLELDTAHRLLFINFEGLAVDKMEDVQAIESEIITLLEPLNAHVAVVVNYDNFTISPSLMEAYARMVQQLKQRFYSRVTRYGTGGFLKARLEARGSGTEPSDEGRL
- a CDS encoding methyl-accepting chemotaxis protein, whose amino-acid sequence is MAILHHMKLTTKFLILGLIALFIVLIPSALYFQRAMIEIRVAQHELSGTQPLLAINKVIQYSQVHRGMSASMLSGNNALEARRPALRDKLTAAMNELEVQLKASNTPAPLQTRWADLRRSWVELEQGVANRSLDTPQSTALHTAMITKQLQLSEELLDEFNLSQDPGEDTYPLIRATMIDMPWLAENMGIMRAMGSSFLTKADAPPAGRATLAALLKRARELEVSMYRQLARTTAANPALKAVLDSGITSSRNAVLNTLTLAEREVITAPELKFGAVDYFDEFTRTIDGLFEFNALAMKTLVNTLDARMTHARNLELLVALVLTGGILAALWLSLLFIRSITGPVNNALTVAHAVAEGDLRIKVLVQGDNEFGELMQAMASMRDNLARVVTQVLSGSESVATASAQIAQGDNDLSGRTEEQASALEETSASMAELGSTVQQNANSAHQANQLAQNASAVAIKGGEVVSQVVHTMKDINDSSRRIADIISVIDGIAFQTNILALNAAVEAARAGEQGRGFAVVASEVRSLAGRSAEAAKEIKALIDASVDRVAQGSVLVDQAGATMNEVVSAIRRVTDIVGEISSSSHEQATGVTQVMEAVSQMDQTTQQNAALVEEIAAAADSLRSQAQELVKTVSIFKL